The Bombus fervidus isolate BK054 chromosome 1, iyBomFerv1, whole genome shotgun sequence genome includes a window with the following:
- the LOC139989967 gene encoding sodium- and chloride-dependent glycine transporter 1-like: MAITLLLTWVIVFLCLYKGVQNSGKVVYFTALFPHIILIILFIRGILLPGAREGILFYLMPNWKRLLSAKVWGEAAVQVFFSLSPAWGGLITLSSYNKFHNNCYRDAWIVTIGNLVTSFFAGLFIFSVIGFLAHEFRVPVSSVVDQGIGLAFIVYPEAVTRLPLASLWSVLFFMMLFTLGLDSQLALIETVTTAILDGFPVLRKYKFWVVLATSVFGYLGGLIFTTNSGMYWLHLMDKYAANWAVLFIAISECIVVGWIYGADRFLDDVQQMVGSHSRFWRLFWKWMWKVITPATIFFILFSNWVEYHPLTYNNYVYPKWANIVGWIISMLPILVIIGVALVSKIKSFDVVRGEIRVSSFTK, translated from the exons ATGGCAATTACTCTCCTGCTGACTTGGGTTATCGTCTTCCTCtgtctgtacaaaggtgttcaaAACTCAGGAAAGGTTGTATATTTCACTGCTCTCTTTCCACACATCATTCTG ATCATTCTTTTCATTCGAGGGATTTTACTTCCCGGCGCCCGGGAGGGCATTCTCTTTTATCTAATGCCCAATTGGAAAAGGCTACTGTCCGCGAAAGTGTGGGGCGAAGCGGCTGTGCAGGTTTTCTTCTCCTTGAGCCCTGCTTGGGGTGGTTTGATAACGCTCAGCTCCTACAACAAATTCCACAACAACTGCTACAGGGACGCGTGGATCGTCACCATCGGCAATCTCGTCACGTCCTTCTTCGCTggtcttttcattttttctgtgATCGGATTCCTGGCTCACGAGTTTCGCGTTCCTGTCTCGTCTGTCGTCGATCAGGGTATTGGACTGGCTTTCATTGTCTATCCTGAG GCAGTAACTCGTTTACCACTTGCATCACTTTGGTCGGTGCTCTTCTTCATGATGCTGTTCACTTTGGGTCTCGATTCTCAACTCGCTCTGATAGAAACTGTTACTACAGCGATCCTCGATGGCTTTCCAGTATtgagaaaatacaaattttgggTCGTCCTGGCAACATCTGTATTCGGTTACCTCGGTGGTCTCATTTTCACTACCAAT TCTGGTATGTACTGGTTGCATTTGATGGACAAGTACGCAGCGAATTGGGCGGTGTTATTCATCGCCATAAGCGAATGTATCGTGGTCGGCTGGATCTACGGTGCGGATCGATTTCTCGACGACGTGCAGCAGATGGTCGGATCTCATAGTCGTTTCTGGAGACTTTTCTGGAAATGGATGTGGAAAGTGATTACACCAGCTACGATCTTCTTCATCCTATTTTCTAATTGGGTCGAATACCATCCGCTTACATACAATAACTACGTTTATCCAAAATGGGCGAACATTGTTGGATGGATTATCAGTATGCTACCAATATTGGTCATCATTGGTGTGGCTCTcgtaagtaaaattaaatcgttCGACGTTGTTCGCGGTGAAATACGAGTGTCGTCGTTTACAAAGTAA